CGCGACCCACGCGGAACGAGCAGCAGTTGCGAGCCTAAACTCTCTCGTTGTGTCCAGCGTCGCCGCCTTCGCGCCGGCCGTCGTCATCGACGATCTCGTCATGACCTACGACGGTGTGCGGGCCGTCGACGGTCTCTCCCTCACCGTCGAGCGCGGCTCGATCACGGCGGTCCTCGGTCCCAACGGCGCGGGCAAGACCACGACGCTCGAGACCTGCGAGGGCTACCGGACGCCGCAGGGCGGCCAGGTACGCGTCCTCGGCCTCGACCCACGGCGTGACCGCCAGGCGCTGCTCCCCCGCATCGGCGTGATGCTGCAGTCCGGTGGCGCGTGGTCCGGTGTGCGCGCCGAGGAGATGCTGCGCCACGTCGCCTCGCTGCACGCGCACCCGCTCCCTGTCCCGCTGCTCGTGGAGCGGCTCGGTCTCGCCGACTGCGGGCGTACGCCGTACCGCCGGCTCTCCGGTGGTCAGCAGCAGCGCCTCGCCCTGGCGCTGGCCGTCGTGGGGCGTCCTGAGCTCGTCTTCGTCGACGAGCCGACCGCCGGCATGGACCCGGCGGCGCGCCGGACCACCTGGGAGCTGCTCGAGGAGCTGCGCGCCGACGGGGTGACCGTGGTGCTGACGACGCACTACCTCGAGGAGGCCGAGCGTCTCGCCGACCACGTCCACATCATCGACCGCGGGCGTCTCATCGCCTCCGGCTCCCCCTTCGAGCTGACCCGCGCGGGCGGCGCGACCTCGATCCGTCTCGTCGTCACCGAGCCGTTCCCGGCGTCCGCCCCCGAGTCCCTGCGCGCAGCGCTCGGCGACGGCTCCGAGGTGACCACCCTCAACCCGCAGAGCCTGCTGATCACCGGCCCGGCCGACTCGACGACGCTCGCGACGGTGAGCGCGTGGTGCGAGCAGCACGGCGTGCTGCCCGAGTCACTGTCGCTGGGGCGCCACACCCTCGAGGACGTCTTCCTCCAGCTGACCGGACGGGAGCTGCAGTGAGCGGCACCTTCACCCCGCGGCCCGGTGCCGCGCCGCTGCTGCGCCAGGTGCGCGCCCAGACCCTGATGGAGGCGCGGCTGCTGCTGCGCAACGGTGAGCAGCTGCTGCTCGCCGTGGTCATCCCGCTGCTGGTGCTCGTGGGCGGCGTGCTGGCCGCCGAGCGCCTCGACCTCGACCTGGCCGAGGGCACGCCGCTGGAGGTCCTCACCCCCGGCGTGCTGGCGTTGGCGATCATGTCGACCAGCTTCACGTCGCTGGCGATCGCCACCGGCTTCGAGCGGCGCTACGGCGTCCTCAAGCGCCTCGGCACCGCACCGCTCCCCCGCTCCGGGCTGTTGACCGGCAAGATCGGCGCGCTGCTGCTCGTGCAGGTGCTGCAGGTGGTCGTCGTGCTCGCCGCGGCCACCGTGATGGGTTGGCGTCTCGAGGTCGGGGGTCTCGGCGTGCTGGGTGCGGTCGTGGTCGCGGCCGCCGGCACCGCCGCCTTCGCCTCGCTGGGCCTGCTCATCGCCGGCACCCTGCGCGCCGAGGCCACCCTGGCCGCGGCCAACCTGATCTACCTGCTGCTGATGACCGGCGGCGCCGTGGTCGTCCCCGCGTCGACTTACGGCGGGTTCGGCGCCGTCGCCACGTGGCTGCCCTCCGGCGCGCTCGGCGAGGGCCTGCGCGCCGCCCTCCTCGACGGTGCGTTCCCGTGGCCCGCCGTCCTGGTCCTGCTCGTCTGGGCCGCCGTGGGCACCGTGCTCACGGCTCGCACGTTCTCCTGGGAGTGACTCGCCTCGTGTCCGACCGTCCCCGCGCCCTGCTCGTCCTGGCCTGGGCCACGCTGGTGGCCAACATCGGCATCGTCCTCACGGGCGGGGTCGTGCGGCTCACCGGCTCCGGCCTGGGCTGCCCGACGTGGCCACGGTGCACCGACGAGTCCTTCGTCCCGCACGGCAGTCTGGGCATCCACGGCGCGATCGAGTTCGGCAACCGGTTGCTCACCTTCGTCCTCGTCGCGATCGCGATCCTCACCTTCGTCGCCGCCTGGCGCCACGGCCGACGCCGGCTGATCACCATCGCCACCGTCCTCGCTCTCGGCATCCCGGCGCAGGCGGTCATCGGCGGGATCACCGTGCTCACCGACCTCAACCCGTGGATCGTGGCACTGCACCTGCTGGTGTCCCTCGGGATCATCGCGCTCGCCGTCGTGCTGCTCCGTCGGATCCTCGACGGCCCGGGCGAGCGGGCGCCCGTCGTCCACCCCGGGTTCCGGACCCTCACCTGGGCGATCGCCGCGGCCGGGTGGGTAGTGCTCTACCTCGGCACCATCGTCACCGGCAGCGGGCCGCACGCCGGCGACGCCGACTCTCCGCGCAACGGGCTGGACCCGCGGGCGTGGAGCCAGTTCCACGCCGACGCGGTCTTCCTCATGGTCGGGCTGACCATCGCGGCGGTCATCCTGCTGCACGTCGTCGACGCACCGGCGCGGGTGCGCCGACCTGCGTACGCCCTGCTCGGCGTCGAGCTCGCCCAGGGGGTCGTCGGCTTCACGCAGTACTACCTCGGGCTGCCGATCGCCCTGGTCGCCGTGCACCTGCTGGGCGCGGCGCTCACCGCCGCCGCGATCGCGTGGCTGGTGACCTCGACCCGGGCCCCGGCCACCCCCGTGCCCTGACGCTGACCACGCGCGGGCCTCCCACTCGAGGATCGCAGTCACGTGGTGACTGCGATCCTCGACCGGGACGCGCGACAGCTGCTCGGGTCACGCGAAGAGCGGGTCGAGGGCGACCGCGACGAACAGCAGCGACAGGTAGAGGTTCGACCAGTGGAACAGCCGCATCGGCCTGATCTCGGTCAGTGAGTCGCTGCGTGCGGCGCGGCGCTCCATGAGGTGGGCCTCGACGAGGAACAGCGCGCCGAGGACCACGGCGGCGGTCGGGAAGAACCACCCGGTGCCGGCCACGGGCCACAGCGCCAGCGAGGTCGCCACCATCGCGTAGGAGTAGAAGATGATCTGCTTCGAGACCGCGTGCCCGGAGGCGACCACCGGCAGCATCGGGACGTCGACCGCCGCGTAGTCGTCGCGGTAGCGCATCGCCAGCGCCCAGGTGTGGGGCGGGGTCCAGAAGAAGACCACGAGGAACAGCACGACCGGCGTCCAGGCGAGCTCGCCGGTCACGGCGGTCCAGCCGATCAGCGCCGGGAAGCACCCGGCGAGGCCGCCCCAGACGATGTTCTGCGTCGTACGGCGCTTCAGGACGATCGTGTAGATCAGCACGTAGAAGGCGTTGGCGCCCAGCGAGAGCGCTGCCGAGAGCGGGTTGACCCAGACGTAGAGGATCACCGTCGACAGGACCGCCAGGACCGTGGCGAACACGAGCGCCGCGCGCGGGGTGACGATGTGGCGCGGGAGTGCACGGCGGCGGGTGCGCCGCATCTGCTCGTCGATGTCGCGGTCGTACACGCAGTTGTAGGCGGACGCCGAGCCGGCCGAGAGCGCGCCGCCGATGACGGTGGCCACGACCAGGCCCAGGGGCGGGACGCCCCGGGCGGCGAAGAACATCACCGGCACGGTCGTCAACAGCAGCAGCTCGATGACGCGCGGCTTGGTCAGGCCGACGTACGCCGCGACGACGTCTTTCACCGTCGCTCGCTCTGCCT
The nucleotide sequence above comes from Nocardioides massiliensis. Encoded proteins:
- a CDS encoding ABC transporter permease, translated to MSGTFTPRPGAAPLLRQVRAQTLMEARLLLRNGEQLLLAVVIPLLVLVGGVLAAERLDLDLAEGTPLEVLTPGVLALAIMSTSFTSLAIATGFERRYGVLKRLGTAPLPRSGLLTGKIGALLLVQVLQVVVVLAAATVMGWRLEVGGLGVLGAVVVAAAGTAAFASLGLLIAGTLRAEATLAAANLIYLLLMTGGAVVVPASTYGGFGAVATWLPSGALGEGLRAALLDGAFPWPAVLVLLVWAAVGTVLTARTFSWE
- a CDS encoding heme o synthase codes for the protein MTEVHARVPAERREAERATVKDVVAAYVGLTKPRVIELLLLTTVPVMFFAARGVPPLGLVVATVIGGALSAGSASAYNCVYDRDIDEQMRRTRRRALPRHIVTPRAALVFATVLAVLSTVILYVWVNPLSAALSLGANAFYVLIYTIVLKRRTTQNIVWGGLAGCFPALIGWTAVTGELAWTPVVLFLVVFFWTPPHTWALAMRYRDDYAAVDVPMLPVVASGHAVSKQIIFYSYAMVATSLALWPVAGTGWFFPTAAVVLGALFLVEAHLMERRAARSDSLTEIRPMRLFHWSNLYLSLLFVAVALDPLFA
- a CDS encoding ABC transporter ATP-binding protein encodes the protein MSSVAAFAPAVVIDDLVMTYDGVRAVDGLSLTVERGSITAVLGPNGAGKTTTLETCEGYRTPQGGQVRVLGLDPRRDRQALLPRIGVMLQSGGAWSGVRAEEMLRHVASLHAHPLPVPLLVERLGLADCGRTPYRRLSGGQQQRLALALAVVGRPELVFVDEPTAGMDPAARRTTWELLEELRADGVTVVLTTHYLEEAERLADHVHIIDRGRLIASGSPFELTRAGGATSIRLVVTEPFPASAPESLRAALGDGSEVTTLNPQSLLITGPADSTTLATVSAWCEQHGVLPESLSLGRHTLEDVFLQLTGRELQ
- a CDS encoding COX15/CtaA family protein, which translates into the protein MSDRPRALLVLAWATLVANIGIVLTGGVVRLTGSGLGCPTWPRCTDESFVPHGSLGIHGAIEFGNRLLTFVLVAIAILTFVAAWRHGRRRLITIATVLALGIPAQAVIGGITVLTDLNPWIVALHLLVSLGIIALAVVLLRRILDGPGERAPVVHPGFRTLTWAIAAAGWVVLYLGTIVTGSGPHAGDADSPRNGLDPRAWSQFHADAVFLMVGLTIAAVILLHVVDAPARVRRPAYALLGVELAQGVVGFTQYYLGLPIALVAVHLLGAALTAAAIAWLVTSTRAPATPVP